The following DNA comes from Rhinolophus sinicus isolate RSC01 linkage group LG06, ASM3656204v1, whole genome shotgun sequence.
tatattagtggccaatggctcactggttacagctgactgccaactagccacagctgatggccatccaatcacagttgatggccatttactacctgagccagcacctgtctatgtgaggccgcgagcctggaaactgctttctggggctctgcccccacaccctctCTAGGCCAGTGGTGAGCCACGGTGCTTCATGCTCCTGCACCATCCCTTCAGAGGCCTTTTCATCACAGATTCACCAGATCTCTAGCCTTCTTTTGTGTAAACTTCAGAGGAGATGTTGGACCACCTCCTTGCCAGTCCTGGGGGGATATATAATGAGCCTTTTTCTCTGGAATGTGAGAATGTCCACAACCACTGTCTTCACGTGTGGGGCCTCAGCTGAAATCAGTAAGACCTCATAAAAGCCCTAAGATTCTCTGAAGCCATCATTCTAAGATTCCTAGGCTTGTAGTATTTCTACCCTTGGCCTGGCGTAGTTGGTCTAGCATCCTTCAGTTAAACTTTGTGGAGGGAATTCTCGGATTGATAGATCAACTGTAGTCAGGAGGGCTGTAGGACTTGTGACTCCGAGCTCACAAACTAATGTGTACCTAAAGAAAGAattagggggccggcccggtggctcaggcggttagagctccgtgctcctaacgctgaaggctgctggttcgattcccacatgggccagtgggctctcaaccacgaggttgccggttcgattcctcgactcccacaagggatggtgggctccgccccctgcaactaggattgaacatggcaccttgagctgagctgagctgcagctgagctcctgaatggctcagttggttggagtgtgtcctctcaaccacaaggttgctggttcgactcccaaaaggaatggtgggctgtgccccctgcaactaacaacggcaactggacctggagctgagctgcgtcctctacaactaagactgaaaggacaacaacttgacttggaaaaagtcctggaagtacacactgtcccccaataaaattctgttccccttcctaataacatcttaaaaaaaaaaaaagaattaggaagGTGGGCTGTTTTTCAAGATCGTATGAACTCCATCAATCAAATAGATCAAGACCAAAGCTAGTTTGCTATACACAAGCACTGCTCCCTCCACCTGTCAGGTTGGTACCCTGATGGGCAAGCGGTCTGGAGATGGGCACAAGCCCTGGGAAAGGGAGGGCCAGTCTGGCCTGAGTCCTCCATATCTGATTGCAGAAGGTGCAGGCCCCAGTCCTACCCACATAAGTGAACTGGCAGCAATGGAGGCAGAGTCAGAGAGGCCGGACCAGGAACCCTGGGAGCCAGGAGGGCAGGCGGATGAAGAAGATGAGGAAGGAGGGTCTGCCCCTGCCTATCTGAGCCAAGCCACAGAGCTCATCACCCAGGCCCTACGGGACGAGAAAGCAGGCGCCTACCCTGCAGCTCTGCAGGGCTACCGGGATGGTGTTCACATCCTGCTTCAGGGAGTTCCGGGTGAGTAGGACTCCAGGGAGGATGGCCAGGCCTTGGGTCCCGGATAGTGCAGCGAAAGGAAGGGAAAGTGAAGAACAAGCACGTTAAGGATCAGAATTGCTCCTCATTGATCAGCTGTATAACCTTGGGGAGTTTCTCTACTTGTGGCCTccatttccttgtttgtaaaatggagagaatagaTCTGATTCCCAGGGAAAGGGAAAGATACGCTGATGCTCTGTGAACTGTAAGGGTTTAGTTTCTCTTTCCATCCGCTGCCTCCACTGTTCACTTGCAGAGTCCCCCGCCCCCACATTCTGCCCAGCTACTGGGACTCGGACTCACCCAGATTGTAGAGCAGAAAGAGGCCCTGGAAGGCAGCACGGTGGGGGGAGGCCTGGTGTCGTTCACATAGACCAGGAGTTCTAAACCCAGGTACAGCTGAGCCGTTCTCTCTCCACAGGTGATCCATCACCTGCCCGCCGGGAGGGTGTGAAGAAGAAGGCAGCTGAGTATCTAAAACGGGCAGAGGAAATTCTGCACCTACACCTGTCCCAGCTCCCACCCTGAGAAGGAGAGAGTGGACCCTTCCCCAGGACTCAAGCTCCAGCACTGCCAGCGACCCCCATCTCCTCTCCTTGGGGCTTGGCCCTGTCTCCTGGTCTTATAACTCCAGGGGCCATTTCTGTATGTAACTGGaccaagaatgagaaaaataatgacttCTCAGGTCCCTGACCACACCTGCCAGCAGGGAACCAGGGACTCACACTTCTGATCCTGCCTGTCTCTTATCTTGTGTGAGCAGCAGCTCTGTCATTAAACTATCTGTTTACCTATCTAGAACCGGGATCTGCAAACTACCGCCTGCAGCCAAATCTGGCCCGCTACCTTTTTTTGGTAAGGCCCATGAGCTAggatggtttttacatttttttaaatagttgaataaaaatcaaaagaatattctGACAGGTGAAAATGATACGAAATTTaagtatctaaaaataaaattttattggaacacaaccaagCCCATTCTTAAGTAGGGTGCTTTCCCTCTACAccagcagagttgaatagttgcagaATTGAGTATGTAGTTGTGACTCTTAAGTCCCAAAACATTTACacaaagtttgctgacctctgatctAGAAAACGGGGAGAACAGCCTCCAGGGAAACGAGTGGAGAATGACAGTAAGGCTGATTGAACCAGTTTATTGGTTGAAAGGGATGATGGAGAGGAACCCAAGGCGGGGGTACCTATTTTTGGAGGGGTGGATGCTCAAAGCCAAACGGTGACTCTTTGGGCTAGATCCTGGGAGGCGTGGCTCCGCTCTTGCCCCTCCCCCTGCAAAGCTTTGAGTTGCGGGACTACAAACCGGTGCATCATGGGAGTAGCCTGGACTGTGCGCGGCGCATTGTGGGGGACGTTAACCGCTCTGAAACGAGCAGAACGGGGAGCGGCGCTGAACAGCTTGAGGCTTTGTGGGAGTTAACGGGACTCGGTGAGAGGACGGCGGTGGCCGGACGGGAGGCGGGGACGCTTAGACCCCCCGCGGGGATGCGGACCTAGCCGAGGTCGGTCCGCCTCGTCTTTTCCGAGCCTCCGCCGGCCTGGTCGTGCTCTCCGGCAGAATGGGGCGAGTGGCCGCCGCAGTCCCCGGAGTGCTGAGCGCCCAtcctcttcccccagcccacCCATGCCCGACTACGAGCTTCCCGTGGGCACGTGCCGGGAGATGTGCCCGGCCGCCGAGCGCGCCCGGCGCGAAAAGGAATGCCGCCTGCATCGCTTCGAGGTGGCGCCGGGGCTCCGCGGGGACCGGCCTCGCGCGGATCCGCAACGCGCGGTGAAGGAGTACAGCCGGCCGGCCGCCGGCAAGGCCCAGCCCTTACCGAGCCAGCTGCGTCCGCCGTCCGTACTGCTGGCCACTGTGCGCTACCTGGCCAGCGAGGTGGCCGAGCGCGCCGACGCATCCCGCACCGAGGTGGCCACTTTCGTGGCTGACCGGTTGCGCGCCGTGCGGCTGGACCTAGCCCTGCAGCGCGCGGGTGACTCCGAGGCGGCGGTGGTGCTGGAGGCGGCGCTGGCTGTACTGCTGGCCGTGGTGGCGCGGCTCGGGCCCGATGCAGCTCGCGGGCCAGCGGACCCGGTGCTGTTGCAGGCCCAGGTGCAGGAGGGCTTCGGTTCGCTGCGGCGCTGCTACGCGCAGGGCACCGGGCCCCACCCCCGCCAGTCCGCCTTCCAGGGCCTCTTTCTGCTCTATAACCTGGGTGAGTCGCAGTCCTGGCGGAGGGGCAGAACGCGGGGCCGGGGGCCCCTGCAAGTGACCAGTGGAGGGCGGGGAAGtaaagagaaactttaaaatgTCACCTTTAGTTCTCTCCTGTCCCTGCCTCCTAAATGTGTATCCAGTCAATGCATAAGGTCCACCGAACCCCGACGTGGGCCTTCTGGCCTGTCCTTTCCCATCTCTGGGTTTGACCTACATAGtgattttgaactttttaaaacctCCACTTCAGTGTTGCAGAGCATCCAAGAACACGTATGCCCACGAATACAGGAAACAAAAGTTTCAAGACTAGATCTTTTCTGTGGGTGGCTGGTGCATTCTAATAAGTTCTATTCTacttaaatgtaataaaatgctGTTGACTTCACAACCCACTAATGGGTCAGAAGCCTGTTTATAAAAGTGGCCAAAGGTTCCAGTGTCCGTGATTCTTCTGGGAAGGAAGCAGCGGCAGAACCTCTTCGAAGAAACTATGTATGGCCTTACCAGGCGGACCGGGAAAGAATCCTAGTCTGTGGGGCAGCTAGGGCAGTGGAGAAAGGGCTGGGTTCCAAGTCAGAATGGTTGGCTCCCGACCTAATACCTATGAACTGTAGGACAGTCTCTGGCAAGTCGTTAAATTATCTGGGCCTGTTTCCCTCATCCGTAAACACCGCCTCACTGTATTATGAGGATCCAGGTTGTTTGCAGGGGCTCCGGAACCCTCTGGCAACTAATTCAGATATGGCTCAGGAAAGGGTTGatggggaaaggggagagaaggTGGGCTGGGCTTAGTGGAGGGGCGTGGCCAGAGCGGGGAGGTAGGCGGGAATGAGGACCGGGGTGGGCCGGGCAGAGGGCCGGAGTGAGTGGGAGGGGAGATGGGTACCGGGAGGCCTTAGGcgggtgggatggaaggtggaCCTGACCCTGGAAGGATTCATCCCGTTTTCATCCCGGCTTCCCGCCCTCACAGGCTCGGTGGAGGCCCTTCACGAGGTTCTGCAGCTGCCCGCTGCCCTGCGTTCCTGCCCAGCCCTGCGCACCGCCCTGTCTGTGGATGCTGCCTTCCGCGAAGGCAATACGGCCCGCCTGTTCCGCCTGCTGCGGACCCTGCCCTTCCTGCAGAGCTGTGCTGTGCAGTGCCACGTGGGCCATGCCCGCCGCAGAGCCCTGGCGCGCCTCGCTCGTGCCCTAAGCACCCCCAAGGGCCAGACCCTACCCTTGGGCTTCATGGTCCACTTATTGGCCCTGGATGGGCCGGAGGAGGCACGGGACCTGTGCCAGGCCCATGGACTGCCCTTGGATGGACAGGAGAGAGTTGTGTTCCTGAGGGGCCGCTACACTGAGAAGGGGCTACCACCTGCTGGGACCTGCGAAGTGTTGGTAGGGAGCAAACTTGGAGGGCGCACCCTGGAGGAGGTGGTcatggcagaggaggaggaggaggagggtggggacagagccaaatCCCGGGCTTGAGGGGGGGCTGTGCAGTATCCCAGAGCCCAGGACTGGATCTGAGCACTCAGGTTTCTTCTTTTCGTGATTCCCACACAATAAAAGGAACTTGTAGGGACAATTGCTAGGCGTGGTTTatttgggggagggcagggaggagttGAAATACACTAAGGGTATGGGAGGAGAGGAACCCAGAGTATGCAAGGCCCTAGCCTtcccgggcctcagtttccccaccaaTGCCCAAAGGGTGGCTCTGGTGGTCTGAGTTGGCACGTAAGGTTGGCATTATGCATCCTATTCCCACCTGCCCACCACCAAGAGCAGTTGGTGATTTTGCCATTTCTACCATCCCCGCCTCCTGTTCTGCCAACCAAGAGCCAGGATGAGGGAGATTTTCATCCAGGGGTTGAAACTCCCTTCTGGTGTCCACATCTGGTGGGACCCCGAGCTGTTGCCTCAGAAACGAGAGGGTCCTGTGTTTGTGCCCTCTCCTGGCATCAGGGAAGACTGGGATACACCCAAACAAAACGAGTGGGGGAGGGTTAGGATAAACAGTGGTGGTGAGAGCTGAGGCAGGAGGACTGGGGTCAGAGGTCAACCACAGGCCTCAGGGTGGCAGCCGCACCCTCCAGGGCTGCCACCACAATGCTGAGCTGCCTGTGTACCTCAGCCCAGGCTGCATTTCCGGCGCCTGCCTTCATGGCTCTGAAGTAGGCATTGGCCAGGCCTGGGAATGTGGCTACAGAGCTGGTGCGGGGTGCCCAGAGCACATGGCTAACAGGAGAAATGGAGGATCAGGGTCATTTGGGGGCCAGGAACAGGGGGAGCTGCAGCCTGGCACAGGCTCAGCTCCTGTATATACAGCTAGACACAGAAGAACCTCCCCACTGCCTCGGAAAGCTGGGGCCCTGACagcagtggtggtggggggagatgTAGGTGCTAGTCCCAGGCTGACCTTGACCAATTTGCCTCCCCTCCTTTGAGGCTCATTCCCCGAGAGGCCCGTGAAA
Coding sequences within:
- the SAC3D1 gene encoding SAC3 domain-containing protein 1 isoform X2 yields the protein MPDYELPVGTCREMCPAAERARREKECRLHRFEVAPGLRGDRPRADPQRAVKEYSRPAAGKAQPLPSQLRPPSVLLATVRYLASEVAERADASRTEVATFVADRLRAVRLDLALQRAGDSEAAVVLEAALAVLLAVVARLGPDAARGPADPVLLQAQVQEGFGSLRRCYAQGTGPHPRQSAFQGLFLLYNLGESQSWRRGRTRGRGPLQARWRPFTRFCSCPLPCVPAQPCAPPCLWMLPSAKAIRPACSACCGPCPSCRAVLCSATWAMPAAEPWRASLVP
- the SAC3D1 gene encoding SAC3 domain-containing protein 1 isoform X1 is translated as MPDYELPVGTCREMCPAAERARREKECRLHRFEVAPGLRGDRPRADPQRAVKEYSRPAAGKAQPLPSQLRPPSVLLATVRYLASEVAERADASRTEVATFVADRLRAVRLDLALQRAGDSEAAVVLEAALAVLLAVVARLGPDAARGPADPVLLQAQVQEGFGSLRRCYAQGTGPHPRQSAFQGLFLLYNLGSVEALHEVLQLPAALRSCPALRTALSVDAAFREGNTARLFRLLRTLPFLQSCAVQCHVGHARRRALARLARALSTPKGQTLPLGFMVHLLALDGPEEARDLCQAHGLPLDGQERVVFLRGRYTEKGLPPAGTCEVLVGSKLGGRTLEEVVMAEEEEEEGGDRAKSRA